The Cytophagia bacterium CHB2 nucleotide sequence AGCTGCAAATGATGGTCAGCGGCTCGGTTGAATCGACCTCGAGCAAAATTATTGCGCCCGGTTCGGAAACCGGGGTGAGATAAATCGCGCGAACGGCAAACGATTGATAGGTGAATGTAAGTGTGGTGGCCTCGGGCGTGGCGGAAATAAAGCGCACAATATCTTTGCCCTTGATCGGCTCAGTCGAACTGCCGAGCAGAAAGGAAAACTCAAAATTGCGGAAGAGTTTCAAGGGATACGCCCAGGCTTCGAACGAGCCGCTCTCGAAGCCGAGAATGGCAAACTTGCTGCCGGCTTTGTCAAAATAAGTTCCGGGTTGCGCCAGCCGCGACAATTCGAGATCATTGGCTTGCAGCTTGAAAGCCGGAACGAGATTATCCTGGGCGAGCGCCTGAGCCAGGCTCAAAAACAATGCTGTAATCGCAAAAAAAATTCTGAGCATACCTTTCCCTTCGGTGAATCTCAGCCTTTTAATCCTGTGAGTGTGATTCCTCGCACAAAATATCTTTGCGCCAAACAGAAAACGATGATGATCGGCAGCATCACAATCACCGCCGCCGCCATTTGATGCGTCCAGTCGAGCGCATAAATGGTGCTGAACGAAGCGATGCCGACTTCCACGGGCCGCATCTCGGTTTGGCTGGTAACGATCAACGGCCAGAGAAAATCCTTCCAACTGTTCATGAAGGCAAAAATGGCGAGCGTGGCGAGCGCCGGCTTGGCCAGCGGCAGCACGATGCGCCAGTAG carries:
- a CDS encoding carbohydrate ABC transporter permease, with protein sequence YWRIVLPLAKPALATLAIFAFMNSWKDFLWPLIVTSQTEMRPVEVGIASFSTIYALDWTHQMAAAVIVMLPIIIVFCLAQRYFVRGITLTGLKG